A section of the Amycolatopsis sp. AA4 genome encodes:
- a CDS encoding multidrug effflux MFS transporter: MRRLLILGGLSAFGPLSIDMYLPALPRMAGDFQASDTTVQLTLTAFVVGLAVGQIVAGPLSDSFGRRRPLLVGLGLYIAGSVAAAASPGVELLIAARSVQALGAAAGIVIARATVRDLYTGTAMTKFFSLLLLVNGLAPILAPVLGGQLLTFTSWRGVFVVLTGFGALLLAAVAFALPEPLPVERRHPARLRGVLRTYGRLLTDHTFLGYALTAGLNFAALFAYISGSSFALQDVYRLSPQEYSVVFGLNGVGIVLAGQLNGWLVGRFPERALLRAGVTVSTLSGLATLAAATLRLPLPALLIPLLLMVSCIGIINPNASSLALAGHARTAGSASALLGVLQFAIGGIATPLVGLGGPGTAVPMTAVMAGFGVLALLSFATLTVSPTRRGFRSSAGRR; this comes from the coding sequence ATCCGGCGGCTTCTCATTCTCGGCGGCCTCTCCGCCTTCGGGCCTCTCTCCATCGACATGTACCTCCCCGCCCTCCCCCGGATGGCGGGCGACTTCCAGGCCTCCGACACCACCGTCCAGCTGACGCTCACCGCGTTCGTCGTCGGGCTCGCGGTCGGGCAGATCGTCGCCGGGCCGTTGTCGGATTCGTTCGGGCGGCGGCGGCCGTTGCTGGTCGGCCTGGGGCTGTACATCGCCGGGTCGGTCGCGGCGGCGGCGAGTCCGGGCGTTGAGCTGCTGATCGCCGCGCGGAGTGTGCAGGCGCTCGGTGCGGCGGCGGGGATCGTGATCGCTCGCGCGACCGTTCGCGACCTTTACACCGGCACGGCGATGACGAAGTTCTTCTCGCTTCTCCTGCTCGTCAACGGTCTCGCGCCGATCCTCGCTCCGGTGCTCGGCGGTCAACTGCTCACGTTCACGTCCTGGCGAGGCGTGTTCGTCGTCCTCACCGGCTTCGGTGCCCTGCTGCTCGCCGCGGTCGCGTTCGCGCTGCCGGAGCCGTTGCCGGTCGAGCGTCGGCATCCGGCGCGGCTACGCGGGGTGCTTCGCACGTACGGACGGCTCCTCACCGACCACACGTTCCTCGGCTACGCGCTCACCGCGGGGCTGAACTTCGCCGCACTGTTCGCGTACATCTCCGGTTCGTCGTTCGCGCTGCAGGACGTTTACCGCCTGAGTCCGCAGGAATACAGCGTCGTCTTCGGGCTCAACGGGGTCGGCATCGTGCTCGCCGGGCAGCTCAACGGCTGGCTCGTCGGCCGGTTCCCCGAACGGGCGCTCCTGCGCGCCGGGGTGACGGTGTCCACACTGTCCGGCCTCGCGACGCTGGCCGCGGCGACCCTGCGACTTCCGTTGCCAGCATTGCTGATTCCGCTGCTGCTCATGGTTTCCTGCATCGGAATCATCAATCCGAACGCCAGTTCGCTCGCGCTCGCCGGGCACGCGCGCACGGCGGGGTCGGCGTCCGCGCTGCTGGGCGTGCTGCAGTTCGCGATCGGCGGGATCGCGACGCCGCTGGTCGGGCTCGGCGGGCCGGGCACGGCGGTTCCGATGACCGCCGTGATGGCCGGGTTCGGGGTGCTCGCCTTGCTGTCGTTCGCGACGCTGACGGTCAGCCCAACTCGGCGAGGTTTCCGCTCCTCAGCTGGTCGTCGGTGA